The Ancylobacter sp. WKF20 genome contains a region encoding:
- a CDS encoding FAD-linked oxidase C-terminal domain-containing protein: MLDEGRAATAADKAEVAAVIAELAGHFGDRLALGRAIREQHANTITWLANEAPDAVVFVESTEEVQRVVRACAKAGVPVIPFGTGSSLEGQVNAPRGGISIDLSRMNRVLSVHPEDLDCVVEPGVTRKQLNEHLRDAGLFFPIDPGADASLGGMASTRASGTNAVRYGTMKDNVIALTAVLANGEVITTARRAKKSAAGYDLTRLFVGAEGTLGIITSLTLKLSGIPEAISAGVCAFPTIRAACDAVILTIQSGLPVARIELLDEVQVRACNAYSKLNLAEAPTLFVEFHGTEASVHEQAERFGEIARDFGGGDFSWATRPEDRTKLWQARHDAYWACLPLKPGAKALATDVCVPLSRLADCVDETKHDIEEMGMIAPIVGHVGDGNFHTVTLVDMDDPQDVAKAKSFISRMIERSLAMGGTATGEHGVGQGKRKYMEAEHGAETLAAMRAIKAALDPRDIMNPGKMLP; this comes from the coding sequence ATGCTGGATGAGGGCCGCGCCGCGACGGCGGCGGATAAGGCAGAGGTCGCCGCGGTGATCGCCGAACTCGCCGGCCATTTCGGTGACCGCCTCGCGCTCGGCCGCGCCATCCGCGAGCAGCACGCCAACACCATCACCTGGCTCGCCAATGAGGCGCCGGATGCGGTGGTGTTCGTCGAGAGCACCGAGGAAGTGCAGCGCGTCGTGCGGGCCTGCGCCAAGGCGGGCGTGCCGGTCATTCCCTTCGGCACCGGCTCCTCGCTGGAGGGGCAGGTGAACGCCCCGCGCGGCGGCATCTCCATCGACCTCTCGCGCATGAACCGCGTGCTGTCGGTTCACCCGGAAGACCTCGACTGCGTGGTCGAGCCGGGCGTGACGCGCAAGCAGCTCAACGAGCATCTGCGCGATGCCGGCCTGTTCTTCCCCATCGACCCCGGCGCGGATGCCTCGCTCGGCGGCATGGCCTCGACCCGCGCCTCCGGCACCAATGCGGTGCGCTACGGCACGATGAAGGACAATGTCATCGCGCTCACCGCCGTGCTGGCCAATGGCGAGGTCATCACCACCGCGCGCCGGGCCAAGAAGTCGGCGGCGGGCTATGACCTCACCCGCCTTTTCGTCGGGGCGGAGGGCACGCTCGGCATCATCACCAGCCTGACGCTGAAGCTCTCGGGTATCCCGGAGGCGATCTCGGCGGGGGTGTGCGCTTTCCCGACCATCCGCGCCGCCTGCGATGCGGTGATCCTGACCATCCAGTCCGGCCTGCCGGTCGCGCGTATCGAACTGCTCGACGAGGTGCAGGTGCGCGCCTGCAACGCCTACTCCAAGCTGAACCTTGCCGAGGCGCCGACGCTGTTCGTCGAGTTCCACGGCACGGAAGCGAGTGTGCATGAGCAGGCCGAGCGCTTCGGCGAGATCGCCCGCGATTTCGGCGGCGGCGATTTCAGCTGGGCGACGCGGCCGGAAGACCGCACTAAGCTCTGGCAGGCCCGGCACGATGCCTATTGGGCCTGCCTGCCGCTGAAGCCCGGCGCCAAGGCGCTGGCGACCGATGTGTGCGTGCCGCTCTCGCGCCTTGCCGATTGCGTCGACGAGACCAAGCACGACATCGAGGAAATGGGCATGATCGCCCCGATCGTCGGCCATGTCGGCGACGGCAATTTCCACACGGTGACGCTGGTCGACATGGACGACCCGCAGGATGTGGCCAAGGCCAAGTCCTTCATCTCGCGCATGATCGAACGCTCGCTCGCCATGGGCGGCACCGCCACGGGCGAGCATGGTGTCGGTCAGGGCAAGCGCAAATATATGGAAGCCGAGCACGGGGCTGAGACTCTGGCGGCGATGCGTGCCATCAAGGCCGCGCTCGACCCGCGGGACATCATGAACCCCGGCAAGATGCTGCCGTGA
- a CDS encoding aminopeptidase P family protein: MYEARLQSFAAPAAPSLGTERLRLLRAELERRGLDGFLIPRADAHQNEYVPPCDERLAWLTGFTGSAGVALVLREAAALVVDGRYTLQAAQQIDTASFTVVPLAETTPERWLEQNLAAGAHLGYDPWLITVDGLDKLRRAATNAGATLVAVDSNPVDAVWADRPAAPLGAVTLRDPALAGETTEGKLARIRAALAEQKLDALVLSDPHAVAWTFNIRGADVSFTPLPLAWAIVPREGRPSLFIDGRKLSNTVRDALAGVAEILEPALLEKGVELIAAGGAVIRLDQATAPALLAARIEAAGGTVSSGASPVALMQAAKNAAELAGMRAAHKRDGAVLARFLCWFDQEAPKGHLTEIDAVAALETFRRETGALKDVSFPTIAGAGPNAALPHYRVTEATNRRIGMDELFLIDSGAQYEDGTTDVTRTVAVGTPSPEMRDRFTRVLKGHIAIARAVFPVGTSGAQLDPFARQFLWSAGLDFDHGTGHGVGAYLSVHEGPARISKVGTVPLAAGMVLSNEPGYYKTGAFGVRLENLEIIREANPPEGAERKLFAFETLTLAPFDRRVLDLALLTGEERAWLDAYHARVRAEIGPLVDGPTRAWLDAATAPL, from the coding sequence ATGTATGAAGCCCGCCTGCAATCCTTCGCCGCCCCCGCCGCGCCGAGCCTCGGCACGGAGCGCCTGCGTCTTTTGCGGGCGGAGCTGGAACGGCGCGGGCTCGACGGCTTCCTCATTCCCCGCGCCGATGCGCACCAGAACGAATATGTCCCGCCCTGCGACGAGCGCCTCGCCTGGCTGACCGGCTTCACCGGCTCTGCCGGTGTCGCGCTGGTGCTGCGCGAGGCGGCGGCGCTGGTGGTGGACGGGCGCTACACGCTGCAGGCGGCACAGCAGATCGACACCGCCTCCTTCACCGTCGTGCCGCTGGCGGAGACCACGCCCGAGCGCTGGCTGGAGCAGAACCTCGCCGCCGGCGCGCATCTCGGCTACGACCCCTGGCTGATCACCGTGGACGGTCTGGACAAGCTGCGCCGCGCCGCGACGAATGCCGGGGCGACGCTGGTCGCGGTCGATTCCAACCCGGTCGACGCCGTCTGGGCCGATCGGCCGGCCGCCCCGCTCGGGGCCGTCACCCTGCGCGATCCGGCCCTCGCCGGCGAGACGACCGAGGGCAAGCTCGCCCGCATCCGCGCCGCCCTCGCTGAGCAGAAGCTCGACGCCCTCGTGCTCTCCGACCCGCACGCGGTGGCCTGGACCTTCAACATCCGCGGCGCCGACGTGTCCTTCACCCCGCTGCCGCTCGCCTGGGCGATCGTGCCGCGCGAGGGGCGCCCCTCTTTGTTCATCGACGGGCGCAAGCTCTCCAACACGGTGCGCGACGCGCTGGCGGGCGTGGCGGAGATCCTTGAACCGGCGCTGCTCGAAAAGGGCGTCGAGCTCATCGCCGCCGGCGGCGCGGTGATCCGGCTCGACCAGGCGACCGCCCCGGCGCTCCTCGCCGCGCGCATCGAGGCGGCGGGCGGCACCGTCTCCTCCGGCGCAAGCCCGGTCGCGCTGATGCAGGCGGCGAAGAACGCGGCCGAACTCGCCGGCATGCGCGCCGCCCATAAGCGCGACGGCGCGGTGCTGGCCCGCTTCCTGTGCTGGTTCGACCAGGAGGCCCCCAAGGGCCACCTCACCGAGATCGACGCGGTGGCGGCGCTGGAGACCTTCCGCCGCGAGACCGGCGCGCTGAAGGACGTAAGCTTCCCCACCATTGCCGGCGCCGGCCCCAACGCCGCGCTGCCGCATTACCGCGTCACCGAGGCGACCAACCGGCGCATCGGCATGGATGAACTCTTCCTCATCGATTCCGGCGCGCAATATGAGGACGGCACCACCGACGTGACCCGCACCGTCGCGGTGGGCACGCCGAGCCCGGAGATGCGCGACCGCTTCACCCGCGTGCTGAAGGGCCATATCGCCATTGCCCGCGCGGTCTTTCCGGTCGGCACCTCCGGCGCGCAGCTCGACCCCTTCGCCCGGCAGTTCCTGTGGAGCGCCGGCCTCGATTTCGACCACGGCACCGGCCATGGCGTCGGCGCCTATCTCTCCGTGCATGAAGGGCCGGCGCGCATTTCCAAGGTCGGCACGGTGCCGCTGGCGGCGGGCATGGTGCTCTCCAACGAGCCCGGCTACTACAAGACCGGCGCCTTCGGGGTGCGGCTGGAAAATCTGGAAATCATCCGCGAGGCGAACCCGCCGGAAGGCGCCGAGCGCAAGCTGTTCGCCTTCGAGACGCTGACGCTCGCCCCGTTCGACCGGCGCGTGCTCGACCTCGCGCTGCTCACCGGCGAGGAGCGGGCCTGGCTCGATGCCTATCACGCCCGCGTCCGCGCCGAGATCGGCCCGCTGGTCGATGGCCCGACCCGCGCCTGGCTGGACGCCGCCACCGCCCCGCTCTGA
- a CDS encoding ABC transporter substrate-binding protein yields MIRPVTVPRSSGTALWRVLGLALAWLALLPLGPAPSQAQAPTTAAAEVQAEAQTPPPLRVGATLLNMPWEFYNAAGDIIGFEADLVRAIGDQLGRPVEITNLRFGELFGAVQEGRVDIAISSLSITPERLKGFDFTQPYYRTTQAVAVMRRSPIRSLGDLKDRRVSVIAQTTSDQWVSANRAQYRIGDVRHVRTLDEGLAALSRREVDAHIGDMPALLYRLLGRNDLAVVARLGTEESYGLMLAKGSPLTEPVNAIVSRLKMDGTLARIHQTWFGSPPEPGSPVTQVLPRP; encoded by the coding sequence ATGATCCGGCCGGTGACGGTGCCGCGCAGCTCCGGAACGGCCTTGTGGCGCGTGCTGGGGCTGGCGCTCGCTTGGCTGGCGCTGCTCCCGCTGGGCCCGGCCCCAAGCCAGGCGCAGGCGCCGACGACCGCCGCGGCAGAGGTGCAGGCCGAGGCGCAGACCCCGCCGCCACTGCGGGTGGGCGCGACGCTGCTCAACATGCCCTGGGAATTCTACAATGCCGCTGGCGACATCATCGGCTTCGAGGCCGATCTCGTGCGGGCCATTGGCGACCAGCTCGGCCGACCGGTCGAGATCACCAACCTGCGTTTCGGGGAGCTGTTCGGGGCGGTGCAGGAGGGGCGGGTCGATATCGCCATCTCCTCGCTCAGCATCACGCCCGAGCGCCTGAAAGGCTTCGACTTCACCCAGCCCTACTACCGCACCACCCAGGCCGTGGCGGTCATGCGCCGCTCGCCGATCCGCTCCCTGGGCGATCTGAAGGACCGCAGGGTCAGCGTCATCGCGCAGACCACCAGCGATCAGTGGGTGAGCGCGAACCGCGCGCAGTACCGCATCGGCGACGTCCGCCATGTGCGCACGCTGGATGAAGGGCTCGCCGCGCTCAGCCGCCGCGAGGTCGATGCCCATATCGGCGACATGCCGGCGCTGCTCTACCGCCTGCTCGGGCGCAACGATCTCGCCGTGGTGGCGCGGCTCGGCACGGAAGAGAGCTATGGCCTGATGCTCGCCAAGGGCTCACCGCTCACCGAGCCGGTGAACGCCATCGTGTCCCGGCTGAAGATGGACGGCACGCTGGCGCGCATCCACCAGACCTGGTTCGGCAGCCCGCCGGAGCCCGGCTCGCCGGTGACGCAAGTTCTCCCCCGGCCCTAA
- a CDS encoding cysteine hydrolase family protein: MSTTALLIIDLQNDYFPGGRFPLVGTEEAAAKAGDLLAAARAAGAPVVHVRHEMTGDEAPFFERGTKGAEIHASLTPLGGEPVVVKEAVNAFLNTDLDALLKGREVGSLVIVGAMSHMCVDAATRAALDLGYEVTLAHDATATLDLSFGGKDVPAASVQTALMAALEFAGANVVPANVAAEALTG, encoded by the coding sequence ATGAGCACAACCGCGCTTCTCATCATCGACCTGCAGAACGACTATTTCCCCGGTGGCCGGTTCCCGCTGGTCGGCACGGAAGAAGCGGCGGCGAAGGCCGGGGATCTTCTCGCCGCCGCCCGCGCGGCCGGCGCGCCTGTGGTGCATGTGCGCCATGAAATGACGGGCGATGAGGCGCCGTTCTTCGAGCGCGGCACGAAGGGGGCGGAGATCCATGCGAGCCTCACGCCATTGGGGGGCGAGCCGGTGGTGGTGAAGGAGGCGGTCAACGCCTTCCTCAACACCGATCTCGACGCGCTGCTGAAGGGCCGGGAAGTGGGTTCGCTCGTCATCGTCGGCGCGATGAGCCATATGTGCGTCGATGCGGCGACGCGGGCGGCGCTCGATCTCGGCTATGAGGTGACGCTGGCCCATGACGCGACCGCGACGCTCGACCTGTCCTTCGGCGGCAAGGATGTGCCGGCGGCTTCAGTACAGACGGCGTTGATGGCGGCGCTGGAATTTGCCGGCGCGAACGTGGTGCCGGCCAATGTGGCGGCGGAAGCGCTCACGGGCTGA
- a CDS encoding 50S ribosomal protein L11 methyltransferase: MLEGLPPNGASHVMRLDAPEEAARTIAEFLGESFDPAEVATSAFEIENVAEGSGWAVEVYFGEEPDEAMVRELIAIVAPDLADSAVFSTLEKKDWVAASLEGLAPVAIGRFLVHGSHDRHVVGPNHIGIEIEAALAFGTGHHGTTKGCLAAIDAFGKKRRPFRTLDVGTGTGVLAMAAARLFHTPVLASDIDRVAVATARANARANHAGPEITFLHAPGLGAGAFKRGGPYDLILANILLAPLKLIARPLAKLLAPGGRVVLSGLLPSHANAALAAYRAQGLRLVRKRTIEGWVTLELAADAGRPRRG; this comes from the coding sequence ATGCTCGAAGGATTGCCGCCCAACGGGGCCTCGCATGTGATGCGGCTCGACGCGCCGGAAGAGGCGGCGCGGACAATCGCGGAATTTCTCGGCGAGAGCTTCGATCCGGCGGAGGTGGCGACCAGCGCCTTCGAGATCGAGAATGTCGCGGAAGGCTCGGGCTGGGCGGTCGAGGTCTATTTCGGCGAGGAGCCGGACGAGGCGATGGTGCGCGAGCTGATCGCCATCGTCGCGCCGGATCTGGCGGACAGCGCGGTGTTCTCCACGCTGGAGAAGAAGGACTGGGTGGCCGCCTCGCTGGAAGGGCTGGCGCCGGTCGCCATCGGCCGCTTCCTCGTCCATGGCTCGCATGACCGGCATGTGGTCGGGCCCAACCATATCGGCATCGAGATCGAGGCGGCGCTGGCCTTCGGCACCGGCCATCACGGCACCACCAAGGGGTGCCTCGCCGCCATCGACGCCTTCGGCAAGAAGCGCCGGCCGTTCCGCACGCTCGACGTCGGCACCGGCACGGGCGTGCTCGCCATGGCGGCGGCGCGGCTGTTCCACACACCGGTGCTGGCCAGCGACATCGACCGCGTCGCGGTGGCGACCGCGCGGGCCAATGCGCGCGCCAACCATGCCGGGCCGGAGATCACATTCCTGCACGCGCCGGGGCTCGGCGCGGGCGCCTTCAAGCGCGGCGGGCCCTATGATCTGATCCTCGCCAACATCCTGCTGGCGCCGCTCAAGCTGATTGCCCGTCCGCTGGCGAAGCTGCTGGCGCCCGGCGGGCGGGTGGTGCTGTCGGGGCTGCTGCCGTCCCACGCCAATGCGGCGCTCGCGGCCTATCGCGCGCAGGGGCTGCGCCTCGTGCGCAAGCGCACCATCGAGGGCTGGGTGACACTGGAACTCGCCGCCGATGCGGGGCGCCCCCGCCGCGGGTGA
- a CDS encoding DUF3309 domain-containing protein encodes MTTILIIILVLILVGALPSWGYSRSWGYGPSGIVTILLVILIVMMLTGRI; translated from the coding sequence ATGACCACGATCCTGATCATTATTCTTGTTCTGATACTTGTCGGTGCACTGCCGAGCTGGGGCTACAGCCGCAGCTGGGGCTATGGCCCGAGCGGTATCGTCACCATTCTTCTGGTGATCCTTATCGTAATGATGCTGACCGGCCGCATCTGA
- a CDS encoding UvrD-helicase domain-containing protein, giving the protein MADPRNQPPDDDAFDIPFDLPARVEAPAPKPGGIAARASALANPGRPAASGVYLDGLNPEQRAAVEATEGPVLVLAGAGTGKTRVLTTRIAHILSLGRAWPSQILAVTFTNKAAREMKERIGAMVGEQVEGMPWLGTFHSIGVRMLRRHSELVGLRSGFTILDTDDQIRLLKQLLQAEAIDEKRWPARLLANTIDGWKNRGLSPDQVSAGEGAAFANGRGQKLYAAYQARLKALNAVDFGDLLLESIRLLRENPDVLAEYHKRFRYILVDEYQDTNVAQYLWLRLLAQGSRNVCCVGDDDQSIYGWRGAEVDNILRFESDFPGATVVRLERNYRSDGHILGAAGHLIAHNEGRLGKTLFSEGQSGEKVTVTGAWDSQEEARAIGEEIEQLQRQGHPLNQVAILVRASFQMREFEDRFVTLGLNYRVIGGPRFYERAEIRDALAYLRVIASPSDDLAFERIVNVPKRGLGDAALRQIHDHARAAQLPLVEAARELVGSEELKPKVRLTLRDLVGAFDRWREQMATLPQHELAEIVLDESGYTEMWQKDRSADAAGRLDNLKELVRSMEAFENLVGFLEHISLVMDAEGAAGQDAVNIMTLHSAKGLEFDTVFLPGWEEGVFPNQRALDEQGRAGLEEERRLAYVGLTRARKRAKVFFASNRRIHGLWQSSVPSRFLDELSEKDVEVTESRGGSGWGGGQGQGRYGYGPSRFDEAQSFGSSYSTPGWQRAQNAQNAARTGGGSFGGGSFGGASGGSSGGFTGGRDTGGADNRPTRFAASTAARGTRIIEGELIAKSTGTPARFGLGERVFHQKFGYGEVVAVEGNKLTVQFDKAGEKKVVDSFVQAA; this is encoded by the coding sequence TTGGCCGACCCCCGGAACCAGCCGCCGGACGATGATGCGTTCGATATTCCCTTCGACCTGCCGGCGCGTGTGGAGGCTCCCGCGCCGAAGCCGGGCGGCATTGCCGCGCGGGCATCGGCGCTGGCCAATCCCGGCCGGCCGGCGGCCAGCGGCGTCTATCTCGACGGGCTGAACCCCGAGCAGCGCGCCGCCGTGGAGGCGACGGAAGGCCCGGTGCTCGTGCTCGCCGGCGCCGGCACCGGCAAGACCCGCGTGCTCACCACCCGCATCGCCCACATCCTCTCGCTCGGCCGGGCCTGGCCCTCGCAGATCCTCGCCGTGACCTTCACCAACAAGGCCGCGCGCGAGATGAAGGAGCGCATCGGTGCCATGGTCGGCGAGCAGGTGGAGGGCATGCCGTGGCTCGGCACCTTCCACTCCATCGGTGTGCGCATGCTGCGCCGGCATTCGGAACTGGTGGGGCTGCGCTCCGGCTTCACCATTCTCGATACGGATGACCAGATCCGGCTGCTGAAGCAGTTGCTTCAGGCCGAGGCGATCGACGAGAAGCGCTGGCCGGCGCGTTTGCTCGCCAACACCATCGACGGCTGGAAGAATCGCGGCCTCTCGCCCGATCAAGTTTCGGCCGGCGAGGGTGCGGCCTTCGCCAATGGGCGCGGGCAGAAGCTCTATGCCGCCTATCAGGCGCGGCTGAAGGCGTTGAACGCGGTCGATTTCGGCGATCTGCTCTTGGAGAGCATCCGCCTGCTGCGCGAGAATCCGGACGTGCTGGCGGAGTACCACAAGCGCTTCCGCTACATCCTCGTCGACGAGTATCAGGACACCAACGTCGCGCAATATCTCTGGCTGCGCCTGCTGGCGCAGGGCTCGCGCAATGTCTGCTGCGTCGGTGACGACGACCAGTCGATCTATGGCTGGCGCGGCGCCGAGGTGGACAACATCCTGCGCTTCGAGAGCGATTTTCCCGGCGCCACCGTGGTGCGGCTGGAGCGCAATTACCGCTCCGACGGCCATATCCTCGGCGCCGCCGGCCACCTCATCGCCCATAATGAGGGCCGGCTCGGCAAGACGCTGTTCTCGGAAGGCCAGTCCGGCGAGAAGGTGACGGTGACGGGCGCCTGGGACAGCCAGGAAGAAGCCCGCGCCATTGGCGAGGAGATCGAGCAGCTCCAGCGCCAGGGCCATCCGCTCAACCAGGTCGCCATTCTCGTGCGCGCCTCGTTCCAGATGCGAGAGTTCGAAGACCGTTTCGTCACGCTCGGGCTGAACTACCGCGTGATTGGCGGCCCGCGCTTTTATGAGCGGGCGGAAATCCGCGACGCGCTGGCCTATCTGCGCGTCATCGCCTCGCCCTCCGACGACCTCGCCTTCGAGCGCATCGTCAATGTGCCCAAGCGCGGGCTGGGCGACGCGGCGCTGCGGCAGATCCACGACCATGCCCGCGCCGCGCAATTGCCGCTGGTCGAGGCGGCGCGCGAGCTTGTCGGCAGCGAGGAGCTGAAGCCCAAGGTGCGGCTCACTTTGCGCGACCTCGTCGGCGCCTTCGACCGCTGGCGCGAGCAGATGGCCACCCTGCCGCAGCATGAACTCGCCGAGATCGTTCTGGATGAGAGCGGCTACACCGAGATGTGGCAGAAGGACCGCTCGGCGGACGCGGCGGGCCGGCTCGACAACCTCAAGGAACTGGTGCGTTCCATGGAGGCGTTCGAGAACCTCGTCGGCTTCCTTGAGCACATCTCGCTGGTGATGGACGCGGAAGGCGCCGCCGGGCAGGACGCCGTCAACATCATGACGCTGCATTCGGCCAAGGGGCTGGAATTCGACACCGTGTTCCTGCCGGGCTGGGAGGAGGGCGTGTTCCCCAACCAGCGCGCGCTCGACGAGCAGGGCCGCGCGGGGCTGGAGGAGGAACGCCGCCTCGCCTATGTCGGCCTCACCCGTGCCCGCAAGCGCGCCAAGGTGTTCTTCGCCTCGAACCGGCGCATCCATGGGCTCTGGCAGTCCAGCGTGCCCTCGCGCTTCCTCGACGAATTGTCGGAGAAGGATGTGGAGGTGACGGAATCGCGCGGTGGTTCCGGCTGGGGCGGCGGGCAGGGCCAGGGGCGCTATGGCTATGGCCCGAGCCGCTTCGACGAGGCGCAGAGCTTCGGCTCGTCCTACTCGACGCCCGGCTGGCAGCGCGCGCAGAACGCGCAGAACGCAGCGCGCACGGGTGGCGGTAGCTTTGGCGGCGGCAGCTTTGGTGGCGCTTCCGGCGGGTCGTCCGGCGGCTTTACCGGAGGGCGGGATACGGGCGGCGCCGACAACCGCCCCACACGCTTCGCCGCCTCCACCGCGGCGCGCGGCACGCGCATCATCGAGGGCGAGCTGATCGCCAAATCCACCGGCACGCCGGCCCGCTTCGGCCTCGGCGAACGCGTGTTCCACCAGAAGTTCGGCTATGGCGAAGTGGTCGCGGTGGAGGGCAACAAGCTCACCGTCCAGTTCGACAAGGCTGGCGAGAAGAAGGTGGTGGACAGCTTCGTGCAGGCGGCGTGA
- a CDS encoding thioesterase family protein, with protein MLDGIDFEPVFFAPFVSSVMTVEPGWVDHNGHLHSTYYTLLFEQAVDEAVFLVGLGPHLTSRAPASFFTVEAHQRFERSLQVGHQVRVTLRLINYDEKRMHLFQELHHAGEGWTAATCEQIAQHVEPGSRRVSPFPDEVLERLALMRAAHGALPLPDGLGRPINMPIRLS; from the coding sequence ATGCTGGACGGGATCGACTTCGAGCCCGTGTTCTTCGCGCCGTTCGTCTCGTCCGTCATGACGGTCGAGCCGGGCTGGGTGGACCACAACGGGCATTTGCATTCAACCTATTACACCCTGCTGTTCGAGCAGGCGGTGGACGAGGCTGTGTTCCTCGTGGGCCTCGGCCCGCATCTGACCAGCCGGGCGCCGGCCTCCTTCTTCACCGTGGAGGCGCATCAGCGTTTCGAGCGGTCGCTGCAGGTCGGCCATCAGGTGCGCGTCACGCTGCGGCTGATCAATTATGACGAGAAGCGGATGCACCTGTTCCAGGAGCTGCACCATGCCGGCGAAGGCTGGACGGCGGCGACCTGCGAGCAGATCGCCCAGCATGTCGAGCCCGGCAGCCGCCGCGTCTCGCCCTTCCCGGACGAAGTCCTGGAGCGCCTCGCGCTGATGCGGGCGGCGCATGGCGCGCTGCCGCTGCCCGACGGCCTCGGCCGCCCGATCAACATGCCGATCCGGCTGTCGTGA
- a CDS encoding LysE family translocator, whose product MPGPAFLALFSLAAAHGRPAGARFVGGHLVGDLFWSALALAAIIGVNQLGPTLFDLLGIGCGLYLCYLGIKAIRAREGGDGAVGARRPLMTGILFGLTNPKAYPVSVSMFTALTASYASGLTWDAAPQLLAAALVGFILADIILIWAAGLAPVRRMFQRHGRIITRVTGVLFVAFGAKSLLDAGRGIASRH is encoded by the coding sequence ATGCCCGGCCCTGCTTTCCTCGCGCTGTTCTCGCTGGCGGCGGCGCATGGCCGCCCGGCGGGAGCGCGCTTTGTCGGCGGCCATCTGGTGGGTGACCTGTTCTGGTCGGCGCTCGCGCTCGCCGCCATCATCGGTGTTAACCAGCTCGGGCCGACCCTGTTCGACCTGCTCGGCATCGGCTGCGGGCTTTACCTCTGCTATCTCGGCATCAAGGCGATCCGCGCGCGGGAGGGCGGCGACGGCGCGGTGGGCGCGCGCCGGCCGCTGATGACCGGCATATTGTTCGGCCTCACCAACCCGAAGGCCTACCCGGTTTCGGTGTCGATGTTCACCGCGCTGACCGCGAGCTATGCCTCGGGCCTCACCTGGGACGCGGCGCCGCAATTGCTGGCGGCGGCGCTGGTCGGCTTCATCCTCGCCGACATCATCCTCATCTGGGCCGCCGGCCTTGCCCCGGTGCGCCGCATGTTCCAGCGCCACGGGCGGATCATCACCCGCGTCACCGGCGTGCTGTTCGTCGCCTTCGGCGCCAAGTCGCTGCTTGACGCCGGCCGCGGCATCGCCTCCCGTCACTGA